One genomic window of Vibrio mangrovi includes the following:
- a CDS encoding ion transporter — protein sequence MTESSLRTSLYVIIFGTHTRAGKLFDLCLIATILSSLLVFILESIPEVNAQWHEQLRYFEYGFTFLFTVEYIIRLYCSPRPAAYAKSFYGIIDLLAILPTYLALIFPSVSFMAVVRLIRVMRIFRILKLVRYLQDSNILMRSLLMARRKIFIFFSTVSILITIFGVLIYIIEGPEHGFSSIPKSIYWAIVTITTVGYGDLVPQTPLGQSLASLTMLLGYSILAVPTGILTAELSKEMNIHRQLVKCPNCSQTGHDSDALFCKHCGSQLADPDKRVVPVNPPAS from the coding sequence ATGACCGAATCGTCACTAAGAACCAGTCTTTATGTCATTATCTTCGGTACACATACCCGGGCGGGGAAACTCTTTGACCTCTGCCTGATTGCAACAATTCTCAGCTCATTACTGGTTTTTATTCTGGAATCAATCCCCGAGGTCAATGCTCAGTGGCATGAGCAGCTCCGTTATTTTGAGTACGGATTCACCTTCCTGTTTACCGTGGAATATATCATCCGTCTCTACTGTTCGCCCCGACCGGCAGCCTATGCAAAAAGTTTTTACGGCATCATCGATTTACTTGCAATTTTGCCCACTTATCTTGCCCTGATATTCCCATCCGTTTCATTTATGGCAGTAGTCCGTCTCATTCGGGTCATGAGAATTTTCAGGATACTGAAGCTGGTGCGCTATCTGCAGGATTCTAATATTCTGATGCGTTCTCTGTTGATGGCCCGCAGAAAGATTTTTATCTTTTTCAGTACGGTTTCTATACTGATCACTATTTTTGGTGTGCTGATTTATATCATTGAAGGACCGGAACACGGATTTTCCAGCATTCCGAAAAGTATCTACTGGGCGATAGTAACGATCACAACGGTAGGTTATGGCGATCTCGTGCCACAAACACCTCTTGGTCAGTCCCTTGCTTCGCTCACGATGCTGCTGGGTTATTCGATACTCGCCGTACCAACCGGTATCCTGACTGCAGAACTAAGTAAAGAGATGAATATCCACCGCCAGTTGGTCAAGTGTCCCAACTGTTCTCAAACCGGTCATGATAGTGATGCGCTATTTTGTAAGCACTGCGGCAGCCAGTTGGCAGATCCGGATAAACGTGTCGTGCCGGTGAACCCACCAGCTTCCTGA